The sequence attattgtttcatttctgCCAGGCccttttagttatattttatttaacaactaCTGACTTATTTTGAGCAAAAATTCACTTGTTGCTGGAGTGAATGGGAGAGACCTGTATTTAGCTCTTGAAGCTAAAATGTTACCAAAAAGAACCAATCACGTCTTTCATTCTACCATTTTTCCTTCCGTTTCTGGCCCCCGCTGGTAcatcggtaagtttacggacttacaacgctaaaatcaggggttagattcctctCCGAAGAatcagcaggtagcccaatgtggctttgctattagaaaacacacacacgtataccttccgtttttagttatttttgttattgtaattagGTCTAAATGAATTAGCGTGTTTTCACTGCAAAAAATTTCGTTTGAAAATTGTTTCTGCGACGTCATGTACGTATGGTAACGGCCTTGACAATCGAGCAACATTGAAGTGatttatttttcaggtttttaaGACAACATGTGATACGCTATTGGTCGAACGCAGCAAAGAATCTACACCGCTATTGGTCGAACGCGGCAAAGAATCTACAGCATgggtaaaataaagttaattttaaatacttaataattGTATATCTGACTTTTGTCAGATGTAATTTGATGTTTGAAcctgtatgaaaatatttaagtttagttTAACTTGAATGTGAAATCCATGCCCACTGTACTGTCTCTTGTTCAATTGTTCATTTTTAAGTTGCATTCGATGTTTAGTACTTAGATACAACAgtttaaaaatgttgtattataaAACCAGAACTTGTAAAATTTTCTAATCTTTGCATTAGTTGTATTTATAATTGTCtgtatttttacataaacttTAAACATATGTCGTTTTGGCACCTAAGCCTGATGGAAGATACGTCTGAaatatagcaaataaaataaattattgttactgtGTCTTATTGACGTATATTTTAACTTTTCCCTATATTTCAGTATCTCTAGTGACTCAGTGACAAGTTTGCAGCttaaaatcggttttcgataccacTGGTCGGCACAGCAGAGATATtccattgcgtagttttgtgtttaacaacaaaccaatatttatttaaatattctttttgtgtttaGGCTTCTCGATTTCTACCGAGTTTTACCTCTACGGATATTACGCACCGAGTATTTATATATACGCATGTTTGTATGTTTCCTTAGGCttattatttcaataagaataaGGTTGATACAGAGAGAATAAAAGTAAAGTAGAAGGATTGGATCTGTCCAAACTGACATTAAATCGTGGTGTATTtgatatattattacttatattatatGCTCATTACGTTCATTAGAAGCTTTCATAAATTGCTCACTCAGTTAGAAGTAGTACCAGTACGTGTAAATTGCAGCTTTCAAGTTCTTAAtcctataatatattaatatttgtgtcatttgatttttttgaaaaacaGTATGAAATTGGAACTTTTATTGtgtgcatattttattttttatcatgaaaTTCATACCTAGTGTAATGATTCTTGTTGAGTTGCACCTGAGGCTGAAATTATGTTACTTAAATGTCAGTTTTAAGTTATAActtgtaaataattgttattCGCACATTGAATTTTCCAGTTAAACTTAAAGATTTTTAATTCTGTCAGACAAGTTTCAAGTTAcattaaatgatcagtttcactAGTTCTCATGCTTTAATATTCATGCCTATGCAAACGTAACGTGAAACAACAAGGGTCCATTTACTGATTTAGTTGGAGCTTAAGGCTATATAACTTTTCACACCCACCATAGAGAAAGTTATAAATTTAAGTCTGCACTATATTGGCATATATTTTGGAAATCATTCATTCtcttcataaaattttgtttagtacTAACCACAACTCATTCCTTAAACCTGTTTCTGTTTCAAATGGTCTTctggataaggcacttgactttcTATCTGCAGGCTATGACTTGAATTCAATCACCAAGTGTCcagacatgaccaggtggttagagagctGGACTTGCAACCTAAGTGTTGCCAGATCAAATCCTCGTCCTACTGAACAAGCTTGCCGTTTTAGCCATGAgtgcattataatatgacagtcaaactcatatttgttggtaagagtagcccaaaagttggtgtttggtggtgacgactagttgtcttctctgtTGCCTctcactgcttaattagggacatgtaaccattgtgtagctttgtccaaattcaaaacaaaccaaactcatcaccaaacatactcaccctctTCAAATATCGgggatgttataattttatggtcaaaCTCACCAGCGGTAAGTAGTTACCCAAGAGATGGTTATGGGTAATGTTGATTAGCTGGTTTCCCTCTCTTCTATGTCATTGATCCCTTGAGTAATATTGTAGAATCCATTAAAATTACCTTATCTATGTCATTAATACCTTAGATAATATTGTAGTATCCATTAAAGTTATCTCTTCTATGTCATTAACCCTTGGATAATATTGTTGAATTCATTAAAGTTACCTCATCTGTCATTAATCCCTTGGATAATATTGTAGTATCCATTAAAGTtacttcatctatgtcattaatcCATTGGATAGTATTGTAGTATCCATTAAAGTtacttcatctatgtcattaaccCTTGGATAATATTGTTGAATCCATTAAAGTTACCTCATCTGTCATTAATCCCTTGGGTAATATTGTCGTATCCATTAAAGTTACTTCATCTATATCATTAATCCCTTGGATAATATTGTAGTATCCATTAAAGTTATCTCATTTATGTCATTAACCCTTGGATAATATTGTAGAATCCATTAAAGTTACCTCATCTGTCATTAATCCCTTGGATAATATTGTAGTATCCATTAAAGTTACCTCATATATGTCATTGATCCCTTAGATAATATTGTCGTATCCATTAAAGTAAcctcatctatgtcattgatccCTTGGATAATATTGTAGAATCCATTAAAGTTACCTCggatatttttactgtttttttctcaAGGGAAAGTAAGAGATCTTCAAACCACAGGTGCAAGCTTACTGAACAGTTAAGAACTTCTTAAACAAccatcattacatgattaatctGTACAAGTGTTACGGACACTCACTAAAACACTGGAAACTACAAGGGATTGTTTCAGAATAAGTCCCATAATGTTTCAAATTAACAGTACCTTTATGAATTTTGTACATATGGCTGTAACCTATACCTATAAGAGAATTCATACATACTTACAACTATCCTAATAAAATGGTTGTTCTATTAATGAAGGTATTTTTAGCCCCACTGAGGATGTTGAGGTGGTACTTAATTTTTCTCAATTAATTAGTAAATTGTTgacaaataacttttaattatgaAAAGTGCAAGgtagtgtattatatttattaaactctGGATTCTGTGTTATATCTACAAACACATGGGAACCATCTGAATAATATGACTGAAGAAAAAGGACTTTGATACAGTAGCGAACAAGTCATCCACACTAGTATCAATGCTAATTGAACTTTAGGATGTTCTTATAGGAAAAGTGGTTATAATGTAAAAAGGTAATTATTACAATACAAGTTGCTTGTCAGGTCTCtctgaaaatattgtataaagtttTGCTCTTGTAATCTAAGAAATGATATTAACTTATTAGAAAGGTTTCAGAGAAGTGTTACTTGGATAATTCAGGAGATGGAACGGTAGGTTAAAATCTGATAGCATGTATTAGGAAGGTTAAGTGCTGTTTTCTACATGCTGTATTCTGTACGCCATAAATTGAGAGGAAGAACACAAGAACTGAGACGACCACACAGattctatttaagttttactGTAGAATGAGTTGTTCTTAGCACTGGTAGAAGTCAATGATTTATGGCATTTTAAGATGGGATTTGATGATTTCCTAGAAAATAAAAGGGGACTTTACATTTTGATTTAACATCAAATGTAAGTGTACAAGAATAACCTAGAGGAATCCAGTGGCTCCTAGTTGTTATGTACAAGAATAACCTTGAGGAATCCAGTGGCTCCTAGTTTGTATGCACAAGAATAACCTTGAAGAATCCAGTGGCTCCTAGTTGTAATGTACAAGAATAACCTTGAGGAATCCAGTGGTTTCTACTTGGCATGTTTGACAAAAACCTAGAGGAATCCAGTAGTTCCTAGTTGTTATGTACAAGAATAACCTTGAGGAATCCAGTGGCTCTTAGTTGGTATGTTCAAGAATAACCTTAAGGAATGTAGTGGCTCCTAGTTGTTATGTACAAGAATATCCTTGAGGAATTTAGTGGCTCCTAGTTGGCATGTTCAAGAATAACCTAGAGGAATCCAGTGGTTCTTAGTTGTTATGTACAAGAATAACCTTGAGAAATCCAGTGGCTCCTAGTTGGTATGTTTAAGAATAACCTTGAGGAATCCAGTGGCTCCTAGCTGTTATGTACAAGAATAACCTTGAGGAATCCAGTGGCTTCTAGTTGGTATGTTCAAGAATAACCTTAAGGAATCCAGTGGCTCCTAGTTGTTATGTACAAGAATAACGTTGAGGAATCTAGTGGCTCCATGTTGGTATGTTCAAGAATAACCTTGAGGATTCCAGTGGCTCCTAGTTGTTATGTACAAGAATAACCTTGAGGAATCCAGTGGCTCCTAGTTGTTATGTACAAGAACAACCTTGATGATCCAGTGGTCCCTAGTTATTAATAAGGCATGATGCGATGTAGAATACAGAATGTGTCTCTTAAGTCTGATTCTTTATTGAatgattaatattttactgttatattttaaataaattgtctAATTTACTCTAAAAATATGAGTGGCATGCTTTGAATGACTCATTTCTTGACATTTTTAACTTTCTCTAATTAAGGGTTGATCCTTCTGTGCTTATATTATGATTCAATATGAACATTACCAGTAAATATTCTTAACTACAGAATAATCTCAATGATTTTTTCTAATATGAAAGGATTTTATATACACAGGTTATATTAGAAATAACTGATAAATGATGTTTTATAAGTTCtaatataaacagttttgttgtgGATGTTGGAACTGTTGCATGGATTGAAACATCAGTGTTTATAAAACTTTCTAAGTGCTGTGTACATGTGACTGTTACATTGGAATGAAAACTTTATACCTTAATAAGGTACTTTGTAACCCCCAGTTGCATAGGTTTCAAATTCATACTTTTATAAGTTACTTTATAATTCAAAATCTTGTAGACTTCTAGGTTATCAGATGTGAAATTTGTTGTGTACGAATACtgacatagttttaaaaaaatgcagaaaGATGGCATTACATGGTCATGACAAAATTTTAGCTTGTGTTTGTAATGTTCATAATAAAGTAGGCCAGTTTAGAATATAACAACTTGAATATGTCtatagtgtttaaatttattaacatttttaattgagTTATTAATTTTCTTAAGCTGAGATATTCGTAGGTGTACTGTACTGTAAGTAAAGTTGTATTAAAACATAGTGTTAATAATGCATTTGGtgttttaatttcagaaaattaaataaatacctaGCTGTGAGAATGAAACAACATCTTGTTTTGTTGGTCCTTGGATTGAGTTTGATTCAAAATGTATGTAATTCTAATCCCGATGAGATTCACCGACTGCCAGGACTTGTCAAACCACCAAACTTCAAGCAGTATTCGGGGTATTTGAATGCTACAGGAGAGAAAATGCTTCATTACTGGTACATAAATTTTACCTTTATCTATAAACCACAATAAGTCACAAATAATTGTGGAATATTATCAGTaccttaataaacattacaagttataatgaaataattatttatatataaagcaaCACCTGTCATCTTCCTTTAAATATCAGAGTAACATAAACAGTTGTATAGATTTGATGTTTCTTAAGTTATTCTGAGAAGTTTGAGAACTGAATGTTCACTGTtgaatattgtgtttttgtaCAAAATGATTTGCTACAATATTATAAACCACCTATTCTTTTGAAGGTATAGTAAGTTTCTATTttggaatttttctttttttagttttcatttcagttttaataGACATGAACCTTAATTAATATCACTTCTGTAACCACTTCAAAGCTTCAACAAAAGACTGAATACaattttataaacagttaatttGATAATGGCttgttaattaactttattatagAAGTAAGATTAATTTTGTTGGGATGATTTAAGATGTTATGTTGATAAAATAAGAACTATATAGTtcactttaaatgtttcaaaacagttttgGAACTTTTCCTGTAATGTGTTTAAACAAATCATAACATGATATTTGACAGTAAGATTAAAGAGAATCATAGTgatgttcatttgattttaatttgaacaaaataagttgttttaactCTTTCTTTTACATATTAAAGGTTTGTTGAAAGCCAGAAGTCTCCTACAAATGACCCAGTGGTGCTTTGGATGAATGGTGGTCCAGGTTGTAGTTCTCTGGATGGACTTCTTAATGAATTAGGACCCTTCCATGTAAAGAAAGATGGAAAGACCTTGTATGATAATCCTTACAGTTGGAATAAGGTTAGTATCTAGTTGTCTGTTTCTCATCTGGAGTTATGAATACTACATTTTATGGTATTcagtttttacaattttgttgtacAAGTATGAATTTtataagtttacttatttgtacTTGCGACATTTTATACAATTCAtgagaaaaaatattacttttaaatgtaacaatataagaaacattttactttcagttgcagatttaatttgtttttagaagTTACAAACCAATGTTCTGTCAAAACATACATGTTCCACCATGAATAAAGTTCTTCCTTgtatatcagccgttctgagatacgctcataaaatacagtgttttacaattatgttttaaataaatagtatCACCTAATATCCAATAGATGTCGCAAGCGTACTGTATCTTACACGGAAGGCAAATATCACAGAAGTGATAAAAGAATCCAAGAGCACATTTAACTAATTACCAACGATTAGTACGCTGGTTTGTCCATTGCGTGACTAACTGGGTGTCAAACCTTTTAGTGCATCTCTCCAAGGGTGCAGCGCAAGTGAAGGGTTTAACAGTTCATCACTCAATGTATTAAGAACCAATCTCAATGATCGACTTTCCCAAACAACTCGCAACCGAAGTAATTAGATATAAACAGGCggtaattaaataatgtaacacACTAAGTTTcaaaattgaaactttaattaagtCCTCTTATCTTGGAATGAATTACTAAGTTAAGTTTTCAGACAACAGATTGTTGAAGAAGTTTAACACTGTGGCACGTTTCACATGATATTGTTAGGTATAGACAAAGCTGTCTTAGAAACTTCTGTGTCTTAGACAAGAAACTGGTCATTAGTTCTAAAGTGGCTaaaccatgaaaaacaagaagtaattctaaaaatattgtttgctcttttggtttaatatttcatctAAGAACGTTAAATTAACAAATCCTAATGACAAGTTACCTTAAAGCGGtgaaaaaaacaatttagaaagaagtatttcattactttgttaattataaactttataaaaatattaaacgtaCCCGTGTTTTACGTTAGCTTCTAAATGAGGGTGgcagattcgaattcccgtcgcactaaacatgctcgttctttcagccgtgggagcgttataatgtgacggtcaatcccattattcgttggtaaaagagtagcctaaaagtaggcggtgggtagcgatgactagctgccttccctgtagtcctacactgctaaattagggacggctagcgcagatagtcttcgtgtagctttgcgcgaaaagcAAAAACGAGcagtcttaccgctgtaccagcgggggaaccAAATAACACAAACGCGAGTGTGACTTTggcaaaatcaaacaaacaaacaaaaagtagcaATACCATGTATAACGTGCCACAGCGTTGAACTCCTTTAACAATTTTACGAATTTTTTTATCTAAACCCTCACACGTAACTTAAttcattgtgcgaaattcaaaccattatTATTGCCCTGTTGTTTCTAAGCTAATACTGTTGTGGCAACACATTTGGCATGAACTAGTTGAACCTCAGAATGAAAGTTTCAGAGACAACGTGTTATGGGCCCTAATTTAGGCgtatattatgatataaaaaacAGCTTTCAGTGTTTCACACTTGCTTCACAACGATGGGAAAAAAATAACGAATTTTGATTCACCCTGTATTGAAACATCTAATTTGTTTTGGTATACTACCTCTGACGTTGTTTTGGGTATACAACAGATTTTAATAGCATTTTTAAAGATATGTTCTTAAATGAGGCCAttcataatattgttgttcaggTTCTCTTGAATTAGTTtccaaaataatatcaaatccACCGTATTAATTTCTTCAATAACATTCTCTGtcgcttggcatggccaggtgggttaaggcgtgcgactcttaatctgaggttcgcgggttcgaatcccagtcgcatcaaacatgtttgccctttcagccgtgggggcattatgatgtgacggtcaatcccactattcgttggtaaaagagttgcccaagagttggcggtgggtggtgatgactagctgcctttcctctagtcttacactgcaaaagtacgGACGGagagcgcagatagcactcgtgtatctttgcgtgaaattcaaaaacaaacattctctgCAGGCTACGTTTATTTTGACGTAAGCTGTAGGCCTGAGTTCTGAAACAACGTTTAACTGAACTGAAATTAATTGTGCTTGTATCAAAGTTATTTCTGAAATTCCTCAACTAAACGAATAAAGTAAATGAATATATTCGATaattatcattactaactgaatCACGTACTAATCACTGATTAATCCATTTTACTctgatatttatattgttttcgtTTTCTATACATAACACGGAATTTCTAGGTCATAATGTCACCATTATGATGTAATGACACACTTTCTCAAACAagcaaaactaaattaaaatattaaatacgtgttTTACAACAACATTATGCAAGGTAGGCCCATAACACTTAATTACACaccaaataaaaattatgttttattctttctattttGAAGTACTTGGCTTTCCGTCGACTTCTGAATCATAGTGTACATACAAAAATCAAATCTAGAATAGATTTAATATTACTACATCTTTGTTTACtggcgccatctatataaatataatagtactgtctgttgtgcgtccatgtaaatacttcgtagagtgtggatggatcttcaccaaaat comes from Tachypleus tridentatus isolate NWPU-2018 chromosome 12, ASM421037v1, whole genome shotgun sequence and encodes:
- the LOC143235627 gene encoding lysosomal protective protein-like, encoding MKQHLVLLVLGLSLIQNVCNSNPDEIHRLPGLVKPPNFKQYSGYLNATGEKMLHYWFVESQKSPTNDPVVLWMNGGPGCSSLDGLLNELGPFHVKKDGKTLYDNPYSWNKNEQLSRNSLKRVFILGDRAEESQSLGQKRFNDPLFDCVDNGFSILETIP